A region of Pseudomonas marginalis DNA encodes the following proteins:
- a CDS encoding ABC transporter permease subunit: protein MNMKKLKRRLHRIVPSGKQVVIGIPFLWLFLFFALPFFIVLKISFAEADVAIPPYTEIYTYVEQKLQVVLNLANYSLLAGDELYIAAYLGSLKMAFFSTLLCLLIGYPMAYAIATARKEMQTVLVLLIMMPTWTAILIRVYAWMGILSNNGLLNGFLMSMGLINEPLQILNTNIAVYIGVVYSYLPFMILPLYANLVKHDQSLLEAASDLGSSTFNSFWKITVPLSKNGIIAGCMLVFIPVVGEFVIPELLGGPETLMIGKVLWQEFFNNRDWPVASALAVVMLAILIVPIILFNRSQAKEMEGKI from the coding sequence ATGAACATGAAGAAGCTCAAGCGGCGCTTGCACCGCATCGTCCCCAGCGGCAAGCAGGTGGTCATCGGGATTCCGTTCCTGTGGCTGTTCCTGTTTTTCGCCCTGCCGTTTTTCATCGTCCTGAAAATCAGCTTCGCCGAAGCCGACGTGGCGATCCCGCCGTACACCGAGATCTACACCTACGTCGAGCAGAAGCTGCAGGTGGTGCTGAACCTGGCCAACTACAGTTTGCTGGCAGGTGATGAGCTGTACATCGCGGCTTACCTGGGCTCGCTGAAGATGGCGTTCTTCAGCACACTGTTGTGCCTGCTGATCGGCTATCCGATGGCCTATGCCATTGCCACCGCGCGCAAAGAGATGCAGACCGTGCTGGTGCTGCTGATCATGATGCCGACCTGGACCGCGATCCTGATCCGCGTGTATGCGTGGATGGGCATCCTCAGCAACAACGGCCTGCTCAATGGCTTCCTGATGTCCATGGGGCTGATCAACGAACCGCTGCAGATCCTCAACACCAACATCGCGGTGTATATCGGCGTGGTCTATTCGTACCTGCCGTTCATGATCCTGCCGCTGTACGCCAACCTGGTGAAGCATGACCAGAGCCTGCTGGAAGCCGCATCGGACCTGGGTTCGAGCACCTTCAACAGCTTCTGGAAAATCACCGTGCCGCTGTCCAAGAACGGCATCATCGCCGGCTGCATGCTGGTGTTTATCCCGGTGGTGGGCGAGTTCGTGATCCCGGAACTGCTCGGCGGCCCGGAAACCCTGATGATCGGTAAAGTGTTGTGGCAAGAATTCTTCAACAACCGTGACTGGCCGGTGGCGTCTGCCCTGGCGGTGGTGATGCTGGCGATCCTGATCGTGCCCATCATTCTGTTTAACCGCAGCCAAGCCAAAGAGATGGAGGGCAAGATATGA
- a CDS encoding ABC transporter ATP-binding protein translates to MAVASGAYKKALEGDQTPKKVLVKIDRVTKKFDETIAVDDVSLEIKKGEIFALLGGSGSGKSTLLRMLAGFERPTEGRIYLDGVDITDMPPYERPINMMFQSYALFPHMTVAQNIAFGLQQDKIPKAEVDARVAEMLKLVQMSQYAKRKPHQLSGGQRQRVALARSLAKRPKLLLLDEPMGALDKKLRSQMQLELVEIIERVGVTCVMVTHDQEEAMTMAERIAIMHLGWIAQIGSPIDIYETPTSRLVCEFIGNVNIFDTQVVDDAEGHAVLKCPDLDRDIYVGYGIATSVEDKSVTYAIRPEKLLVTTEMPTCEHNWSSGKVHDIAYLGGHSVFYVELPSGKLVQSFVANAERRGQRPTWGDQVYVWWEDDSGVVLRT, encoded by the coding sequence ATGGCAGTTGCCTCCGGCGCCTATAAGAAAGCCCTCGAGGGCGACCAGACACCGAAAAAGGTGCTGGTCAAAATCGACCGGGTCACGAAGAAGTTCGACGAGACGATTGCCGTGGACGATGTGTCCCTGGAAATCAAGAAAGGCGAGATCTTCGCCTTGCTCGGCGGTTCGGGTTCGGGCAAGTCCACCCTGCTGCGCATGCTCGCAGGCTTCGAGCGCCCGACAGAAGGTCGGATTTACCTCGACGGCGTGGACATCACCGATATGCCGCCCTACGAGCGGCCGATCAACATGATGTTCCAGTCCTACGCCTTGTTCCCACACATGACCGTGGCGCAGAACATTGCGTTCGGCCTGCAACAGGACAAGATCCCCAAGGCCGAAGTCGATGCCCGCGTGGCCGAAATGCTCAAGCTGGTCCAGATGAGCCAGTACGCCAAGCGCAAGCCGCACCAGTTGTCCGGTGGCCAGCGTCAGCGGGTGGCGCTGGCCCGCTCCCTGGCCAAGCGCCCGAAACTGCTGCTGCTCGATGAGCCCATGGGCGCCCTCGACAAGAAGCTGCGTTCGCAGATGCAACTGGAACTGGTGGAGATCATCGAGCGCGTCGGCGTGACCTGCGTGATGGTGACGCACGACCAGGAAGAGGCCATGACCATGGCCGAGCGCATCGCGATCATGCACCTGGGCTGGATCGCCCAGATCGGCAGCCCGATCGACATCTACGAGACGCCGACCAGCCGCCTGGTGTGCGAATTCATCGGTAACGTCAACATCTTCGACACCCAGGTGGTGGATGACGCCGAAGGTCACGCGGTGCTCAAGTGCCCGGACCTGGACCGTGACATCTACGTGGGCTACGGCATCGCCACCTCGGTGGAAGACAAGTCGGTGACCTACGCCATCCGCCCGGAAAAACTGCTGGTCACCACCGAAATGCCGACCTGCGAACACAACTGGTCCAGCGGCAAGGTGCACGACATCGCCTACCTGGGCGGCCACTCGGTGTTCTACGTCGAGCTGCCAAGCGGCAAGCTGGTGCAGTCCTTCGTCGCCAACGCCGAACGCCGTGGCCAGCGCCCAACCTGGGGTGACCAGGTGTACGTGTGGTGGGAAGACGATAGCGGCGTGGTACTGCGCACATGA
- a CDS encoding polyamine ABC transporter substrate-binding protein: MPISLFRQALLVGAGLTLAVSVQAAPTVHIYNWSDYIGPDTLANFEKATGIKPVYDVFDSNETLEGKLLAGRTGYDVVVPSNHFLGKQIKAGAFQKLDKSLLTHYANLDPVLLKRLEKNDPGNQYAVPYLWGTNGIGYNVDKVKEVLGVDKIDSWAVLFEPENMKKLATCGVSFMDSADEMLPAVLNYMGLDPNSTNPEDYKKAEEKLLKVRPYVTYFHSSKYISDLANGNICVAAGFSGDVFQAKARASEAGKGVNIAYAIPKEGGNLWFDVLAIPKDATNIKEAHAFINYLLQSEVIAQVSDTVGYANPNPGADKLMEQSIRTDEAVYPPQAVLDRTFVNFELPPKVQRLMTRSWTKVKTGK; this comes from the coding sequence TTGCCAATTTCTTTGTTTCGCCAAGCCTTGCTGGTAGGTGCAGGTCTCACGCTGGCTGTCAGCGTGCAGGCCGCACCGACCGTGCATATTTATAACTGGTCGGATTACATCGGTCCCGACACCCTGGCCAACTTCGAAAAGGCCACCGGCATCAAACCCGTGTATGACGTGTTTGATTCCAACGAAACCCTGGAAGGCAAGTTACTGGCCGGGCGTACCGGCTATGATGTGGTAGTGCCGTCCAACCACTTCCTTGGCAAGCAGATCAAGGCCGGGGCGTTCCAGAAACTCGATAAGTCGCTGCTGACTCATTACGCCAACCTGGACCCTGTGCTGCTCAAGCGCCTGGAGAAGAACGACCCGGGTAACCAGTACGCCGTGCCGTACCTGTGGGGTACCAACGGCATCGGTTACAACGTCGACAAAGTGAAGGAAGTGCTGGGTGTCGACAAGATCGACTCCTGGGCCGTGCTGTTCGAACCGGAAAACATGAAGAAGCTGGCCACCTGTGGTGTGTCGTTCATGGACTCGGCGGATGAAATGCTGCCGGCGGTGCTCAACTACATGGGCCTGGACCCTAACAGCACCAACCCTGAAGACTACAAGAAGGCCGAGGAAAAGCTGCTCAAAGTGCGGCCCTACGTGACCTATTTCCATTCTTCCAAATACATCTCGGACCTGGCCAACGGCAACATCTGCGTGGCCGCCGGGTTCTCCGGCGACGTGTTCCAGGCCAAGGCTCGCGCAAGCGAAGCGGGCAAAGGCGTGAACATCGCCTACGCAATTCCGAAGGAAGGCGGCAACCTGTGGTTTGACGTGCTGGCGATTCCCAAGGACGCCACCAACATCAAGGAAGCCCACGCCTTCATCAACTATTTACTGCAATCTGAGGTGATCGCCCAGGTCAGTGACACCGTCGGTTACGCCAACCCTAACCCAGGGGCGGACAAACTGATGGAGCAATCGATACGCACCGACGAAGCGGTTTACCCACCGCAGGCGGTTCTCGACCGGACATTCGTCAACTTCGAGCTACCCCCGAAAGTGCAACGTTTAATGACCCGTAGTTGGACCAAGGTCAAGACGGGCAAGTAA
- a CDS encoding polyamine ABC transporter substrate-binding protein produces MKNAGKTLLALSLMGAMAGAVQADDKVLHVYNWSDYIAPDTIANFEKESGIKVVYDVFDSNETLEAKLLAGKSGYDIVVPSNNFLAKQIKAGVYQELDKSKLSNYGNLNTSLLKAVSVSDPDNKHAFPYMWGSIGIGYNPDKVKAALGVDKIDSWDVLLKPENIAKLKSCGVSFLDSPTEMLPIALHYLGLPTDSQKKADLKQAEDLFLKIRPSIGYFHSSKYISDLANGNICVAVGYSGDIQQAKSRAAEAGGKVKVAYDIPKEGAGSFFDMVAIPKDAENVDAAYKFMNYLLKPEVMASITNSVRFPNGNEKATALVDKDITNDPGIYPPADVQAKLYAIADLPAATQREMTRSWTKIKSGK; encoded by the coding sequence TTGAAGAACGCTGGCAAGACCCTCCTCGCCTTGTCCCTGATGGGCGCAATGGCGGGCGCGGTCCAGGCCGACGATAAAGTGCTGCACGTCTACAACTGGTCCGACTACATTGCACCGGACACCATCGCCAACTTTGAAAAAGAGTCGGGCATTAAAGTGGTGTACGACGTTTTTGACAGCAACGAGACACTCGAAGCCAAGTTGCTGGCAGGCAAGTCCGGCTACGACATCGTCGTACCGTCGAACAACTTCCTCGCCAAGCAGATCAAGGCCGGTGTCTACCAGGAGCTGGACAAGTCCAAGCTGTCCAACTATGGCAACCTGAACACCTCCCTGCTTAAAGCCGTGTCGGTCAGCGACCCGGACAACAAGCACGCTTTCCCGTACATGTGGGGTTCGATCGGCATCGGCTACAACCCGGACAAGGTCAAGGCCGCGCTGGGCGTGGACAAGATCGATTCGTGGGACGTGCTGCTCAAGCCTGAAAACATCGCCAAGCTCAAAAGCTGCGGCGTGAGCTTCCTCGACTCGCCGACCGAAATGCTGCCGATCGCGCTGCATTACCTGGGCCTGCCAACCGACAGCCAGAAGAAGGCCGACCTCAAGCAAGCCGAAGACCTGTTCCTGAAAATCCGTCCTTCGATTGGCTACTTCCACTCGTCCAAGTACATCTCCGACCTGGCCAACGGCAACATCTGCGTAGCCGTGGGTTACTCGGGTGACATCCAGCAGGCCAAGTCCCGTGCGGCTGAAGCCGGTGGCAAGGTCAAGGTGGCCTACGACATTCCGAAAGAAGGTGCCGGTAGCTTCTTCGACATGGTCGCCATCCCTAAAGATGCCGAAAACGTCGACGCCGCTTATAAGTTCATGAACTACCTGCTCAAGCCGGAAGTCATGGCTTCGATCACCAACAGCGTGCGTTTCCCGAACGGTAACGAGAAGGCCACCGCACTGGTCGACAAAGACATCACCAATGACCCGGGCATCTACCCGCCAGCGGATGTGCAAGCCAAGCTCTACGCCATTGCGGACTTGCCGGCTGCCACCCAGCGTGAAATGACACGCAGCTGGACCAAGATCAAATCCGGTAAATAA
- a CDS encoding aspartate aminotransferase family protein yields MSSNNPQTREWQALSSDHHLAPFSDFKQLKEKGPRIITKAHGVYLWDSEGNKILDGMAGLWCVAIGYGRDELADAAARQMKELPYYNLFFQTAHPPVLELAKAISDIAPAGMNHVFFTGSGSEGNDTMLRMVRHYWAIKGQPNKKTIISRKNGYHGSTVAGASLGGMTYMHEQGDLPIPGIVHIAQPYWFGEGGDMSPEEFGVWAANQLEEKILELGVDNVGAFIAEPIQGAGGVIVPPDSYWPRIKEILAKYDILFVADEVICGFGRTGEWFGSDFYDLKPHMMTIAKGLTSGYIPMGGLIVRDDVVAVLNEGGDFNHGFTYSGHPVAAAVALENIRIMRDETIVNRVHDETAPYLQKRLRELADHPLVGEVRGVGMLGAIELVQDKATRKRYEGRGVGMICRTFCFENGLIMRAVGDTMIISPPLVISKAEIDELVTKARHCLDLTLAALQG; encoded by the coding sequence ATGTCCAGCAACAACCCGCAAACCCGCGAATGGCAAGCCTTGAGCAGTGATCACCACCTGGCGCCGTTCAGCGACTTCAAGCAATTGAAAGAGAAAGGCCCACGGATCATCACCAAAGCCCACGGCGTGTACTTGTGGGACAGCGAAGGCAACAAGATCCTCGACGGCATGGCCGGCCTGTGGTGCGTGGCGATCGGTTACGGTCGCGATGAACTGGCCGACGCCGCCGCCAGGCAAATGAAAGAACTGCCGTACTACAACCTGTTCTTCCAGACCGCTCACCCGCCGGTGCTGGAGCTGGCCAAGGCGATTTCCGACATCGCGCCTGCCGGCATGAACCACGTGTTCTTCACCGGCTCCGGCTCCGAAGGCAACGACACTATGTTGCGCATGGTCCGCCACTATTGGGCGATCAAGGGCCAGCCGAACAAGAAAACCATCATCAGCCGCAAGAATGGCTACCACGGCTCCACCGTGGCTGGTGCCAGCCTGGGCGGCATGACCTATATGCATGAACAGGGCGACTTGCCGATCCCGGGCATCGTCCATATCGCCCAGCCGTACTGGTTCGGCGAAGGCGGCGACATGAGCCCCGAAGAGTTCGGGGTCTGGGCCGCCAACCAACTGGAAGAGAAGATCCTCGAGCTGGGCGTGGACAACGTCGGTGCCTTTATTGCCGAGCCGATCCAGGGCGCCGGTGGCGTGATCGTGCCGCCGGACAGCTACTGGCCGCGCATCAAGGAAATCCTCGCCAAGTACGACATCCTGTTTGTGGCCGACGAAGTGATTTGCGGTTTCGGCCGTACCGGTGAGTGGTTCGGTAGCGATTTCTACGACCTCAAGCCCCACATGATGACCATCGCCAAGGGCCTGACCTCGGGCTACATCCCCATGGGTGGCCTGATCGTGCGCGACGACGTGGTGGCCGTGCTCAACGAAGGCGGTGATTTCAACCACGGTTTCACCTACTCCGGTCACCCGGTGGCCGCGGCCGTGGCCCTGGAAAACATCCGCATCATGCGCGATGAAACAATTGTTAACCGCGTCCACGACGAAACGGCACCGTATTTGCAGAAACGTCTGCGGGAGCTGGCGGATCACCCGTTGGTGGGTGAGGTGCGCGGTGTCGGCATGCTCGGTGCAATTGAGCTGGTTCAGGACAAGGCGACGCGCAAGCGTTACGAGGGCCGTGGTGTCGGCATGATCTGCCGAACCTTCTGCTTCGAGAATGGCCTGATCATGCGCGCCGTGGGCGACACCATGATCATTTCGCCGCCTCTGGTGATCAGCAAGGCTGAAATCGACGAGCTGGTGACCAAGGCTCGTCATTGCCTGGACCTGACTTTGGCGGCATTGCAGGGCTAA
- a CDS encoding glutamine synthetase family protein, translating into MSNNLDQLTDWLKDHKITEVECMIGDLTGITRGKISPTNKFIAEKGMRLPESVLLQTVTGDYVEDDIYYELLDPADIDMICRPDQNAVFLVPWAIEPTAQVIHDTYDKQGNPIELSPRNVLKKVLKLYADKGWQPIVAPEMEFYLTKRCEDPDFPLQPPIGRSGRPETGRQSFSIEAANEFDPLFEDVYDWCELQELDLDTLIHEDGTAQMEINFRHGDALSLADQILVFKRTMREAALKHDVAATFMAKPMTGEPGSAMHLHQSIIDIATGKNVFSNEDGTMSQLFLNHIGGLQKFIPELLPLFAPNVNSFRRFLPDTSAPVNVEWGEENRTVGLRVPDAGPQNRRVENRLPGADANPYLAIAASLLCGYIGMVEGHNPSAPVVGRGYERRNLRLPLTIEDALERMENSKTIEKYLGQKFITGYVAVKRAEHENFKRVISSWEREFLLFAV; encoded by the coding sequence ATGAGTAACAACCTCGACCAGCTCACCGATTGGTTGAAAGACCACAAGATCACAGAAGTCGAATGCATGATTGGCGACCTGACCGGTATCACCCGGGGCAAGATCTCGCCGACCAACAAGTTCATCGCCGAAAAAGGCATGCGCCTGCCCGAGAGCGTTCTGTTGCAGACCGTGACCGGCGACTATGTCGAAGACGACATCTATTACGAATTGCTCGACCCGGCAGACATCGACATGATCTGCCGCCCCGACCAGAACGCGGTGTTCCTGGTGCCCTGGGCCATCGAGCCGACCGCCCAGGTGATCCACGACACCTACGACAAGCAAGGCAACCCGATCGAGCTGTCGCCGCGCAACGTGCTCAAGAAAGTCCTCAAGCTCTATGCCGACAAAGGCTGGCAGCCCATCGTGGCGCCGGAGATGGAGTTCTACCTGACCAAACGCTGCGAAGACCCGGACTTCCCGCTGCAACCGCCGATCGGTCGGTCCGGGCGCCCGGAGACCGGCCGCCAATCCTTCTCTATAGAAGCCGCCAACGAATTCGACCCGCTGTTCGAAGACGTCTACGACTGGTGCGAGCTGCAGGAGCTGGACCTCGACACCCTGATCCATGAAGACGGCACGGCGCAGATGGAAATCAACTTCCGTCACGGCGATGCCCTGTCCCTGGCCGACCAGATCCTGGTATTCAAGCGCACCATGCGTGAAGCCGCGCTCAAGCACGACGTGGCGGCCACCTTCATGGCCAAGCCGATGACCGGCGAGCCCGGCAGCGCCATGCACCTGCACCAGAGCATCATCGACATCGCCACCGGCAAGAACGTCTTCTCCAATGAAGACGGGACCATGAGCCAGCTGTTCCTCAACCACATTGGCGGCCTGCAGAAGTTCATCCCTGAGTTGCTGCCGCTGTTTGCCCCCAACGTGAACTCGTTCCGTCGCTTCCTGCCGGACACCTCGGCGCCGGTGAACGTGGAGTGGGGCGAAGAAAACCGCACCGTCGGCCTGCGCGTACCGGATGCCGGCCCGCAGAACCGTCGCGTGGAAAACCGCCTGCCGGGCGCCGACGCCAACCCGTACTTGGCGATTGCCGCCAGCCTGCTGTGTGGCTACATCGGCATGGTCGAAGGCCATAACCCCAGCGCCCCGGTAGTGGGTCGTGGTTACGAGCGCCGCAACCTGCGCCTGCCGTTGACCATCGAAGACGCCCTGGAACGCATGGAAAACAGCAAGACCATCGAAAAATACCTGGGTCAGAAATTCATCACAGGGTATGTCGCGGTCAAGCGGGCCGAGCATGAAAACTTCAAGCGCGTGATCAGTTCGTGGGAGCGGGAATTCCTGCTCTTCGCCGTCTGA
- a CDS encoding glutamine synthetase family protein, whose protein sequence is MSVPPRAVQLNEANAFLKDHPEVLYVDLLIADMNGVVRGKRIERTSLHKVYEKGINLPASLFALDINGSTVESTGLGLDIGDADRICYPIPDTLCNEPWQKRPTAQLLMTMHELEGEPFFADPREVLRQVVSKFDDLGLTICAAFELEFYLIDQENVNGRPQPPRSPISGKRPHSTQVYLIDDLDEYVDCLQDILEGAKEQGIPADAIVKESAPAQFEVNLHHVADPIKACDYAVLLKRLIKNIAYDHEMDTTFMAKPYPGQAGNGLHVHISILDKDGKNIFASEDPEQNAALRHAIGGVLETLPAQMAFLCPNVNSYRRFGAQFYVPNSPCWGLDNRTVAIRVPTGSSDAVRIEHRVAGADANPYLLMASVLAGVHHGLTNKIEPGAPVEGNSYEQNEQSLPNNLRDALRELDDSEVMAKYIDPKYIDIFVACKESELEEFEHSISDLEYNWYLHTV, encoded by the coding sequence ATGTCGGTACCCCCGCGTGCCGTTCAGCTTAACGAAGCGAACGCGTTCCTTAAGGATCATCCTGAGGTTCTGTACGTAGACCTTCTAATTGCGGATATGAATGGTGTGGTGCGCGGTAAGCGCATCGAACGCACCAGCCTCCACAAGGTTTACGAGAAGGGCATTAACCTGCCTGCCTCTTTATTTGCCCTGGATATCAATGGCTCGACGGTGGAAAGCACCGGCCTGGGCCTGGACATCGGTGATGCTGACCGAATCTGTTATCCGATCCCTGACACCCTGTGCAATGAACCTTGGCAAAAGCGCCCTACCGCGCAATTGCTGATGACCATGCACGAACTTGAAGGTGAACCTTTCTTCGCCGATCCGCGCGAAGTGCTCCGCCAAGTTGTAAGCAAGTTTGACGACCTCGGTCTGACCATCTGCGCCGCCTTCGAGCTTGAGTTCTACCTGATCGACCAGGAGAATGTGAACGGCCGCCCACAACCGCCCCGCTCGCCGATCTCCGGCAAACGCCCGCACTCGACACAGGTTTACCTGATCGACGACCTCGACGAATACGTCGACTGCCTCCAGGACATCCTTGAAGGTGCCAAAGAGCAAGGCATCCCGGCCGACGCCATCGTCAAGGAAAGTGCCCCGGCGCAGTTCGAAGTGAACCTGCACCACGTGGCCGACCCGATCAAGGCCTGCGACTACGCAGTGTTGCTCAAGCGCCTGATCAAGAACATCGCCTACGACCATGAGATGGACACCACCTTCATGGCCAAGCCTTACCCAGGCCAGGCTGGCAACGGTTTGCACGTACACATCTCGATCCTGGACAAGGACGGCAAGAACATCTTTGCCAGCGAGGATCCCGAGCAGAACGCCGCATTGCGTCACGCGATCGGCGGTGTGCTCGAGACCCTACCCGCCCAAATGGCGTTCCTGTGCCCTAACGTCAACTCCTACCGTCGTTTCGGCGCACAGTTCTACGTGCCGAACTCGCCGTGCTGGGGCCTGGACAACCGCACCGTGGCGATTCGCGTACCGACCGGCTCGTCCGACGCCGTACGTATCGAACACCGTGTGGCCGGTGCCGACGCCAACCCTTACCTGCTGATGGCTTCGGTCCTGGCAGGCGTGCACCACGGCCTGACCAACAAGATCGAACCGGGCGCACCCGTGGAAGGCAACAGCTACGAGCAGAACGAACAGAGCCTGCCGAACAACCTGCGCGATGCCCTGCGCGAGTTGGACGACAGCGAGGTGATGGCCAAGTACATCGATCCTAAATACATCGATATCTTCGTCGCCTGTAAGGAAAGTGAGCTGGAAGAGTTCGAACACTCCATCTCCGACCTTGAGTACAACTGGTACCTGCATACCGTTTAA
- a CDS encoding TetR/AcrR family transcriptional regulator, protein MPTRPAAPRKPRARSQARIDAILDAARTLLAAEGVASLSIYSVAERAQIPPSSVYHFFASVPALLEALTADIHAAFRCAIQAPIEHVSLKHWRDLSYIVEQRMLTIYSNDAAARQLILAQHGLTEVTQADRQHDLELGDLMLEVFDRHFEVPSLPTDVDVFALALELSDRVYARSVHQHGLITPRMAEEGMRVFDAYVGLYLPAYLPKR, encoded by the coding sequence ATGCCCACCCGCCCCGCCGCCCCTCGCAAACCCCGCGCCCGCAGCCAGGCACGGATCGACGCGATTCTCGATGCCGCCCGCACCTTGCTGGCCGCCGAAGGCGTGGCGAGTTTGTCGATCTACAGCGTGGCCGAGCGCGCGCAGATTCCGCCGTCGTCGGTGTATCACTTTTTCGCCAGTGTGCCGGCGCTGCTGGAGGCACTGACCGCCGATATACATGCAGCCTTCCGCTGCGCCATCCAGGCCCCCATCGAGCATGTTTCACTCAAGCATTGGCGCGACCTGTCCTACATCGTCGAACAGCGCATGCTGACCATCTACAGCAACGACGCCGCCGCGCGCCAGTTGATCCTGGCCCAGCACGGGCTGACCGAAGTGACCCAGGCGGACCGCCAGCATGATCTGGAGTTGGGGGATTTGATGCTGGAGGTGTTCGACCGCCACTTTGAAGTGCCGAGTTTGCCAACCGATGTGGATGTGTTTGCGCTGGCGTTGGAATTGAGTGATCGCGTGTATGCGCGTTCGGTGCATCAGCATGGGCTGATTACGCCGCGTATGGCGGAGGAAGGGATGCGGGTTTTTGATGCGTATGTGGGGCTGTATTTGCCGGCTTACCTGCCCAAGCGCTGA
- a CDS encoding TOBE domain-containing protein: MTIKAINVRNQFKGTIKEIVVGDVLSEIDVQTASGIVTSVITTRSVKELELVIGSEVIAFVKSTEVSIAKL, encoded by the coding sequence ATGACTATCAAAGCCATCAACGTGCGTAACCAGTTCAAAGGCACCATCAAGGAAATCGTGGTCGGCGACGTGCTGTCGGAAATCGATGTGCAGACCGCCTCCGGTATCGTCACTTCCGTGATCACCACGCGCTCCGTCAAAGAGCTGGAGCTGGTGATTGGCAGTGAAGTGATTGCCTTTGTGAAGTCGACTGAGGTGTCGATCGCCAAGTTGTGA
- the ssuB gene encoding aliphatic sulfonates ABC transporter ATP-binding protein — protein sequence MTAQQPPRLLKGIPLAVRKLRKSFGAREVLKEIDLHIPAGQFVAVVGRSGCGKSTLLRLLAGLDKASGGELLAGSAPLSEAIEDTRLMFQEARLLPWKKIIDNVGLGLKGNWRPKALEALEAVGLAERANEWPAALSGGQKQRVALARALIHQPRLLLLDEPLGALDALTRIEMQQLIENLWQKHGFTVLLVTHDVSEAVAIADRVILIEDGEIGLDLIVDLPRPRARGSHRLAALEAQVLNRVLSLPGTPPEPEPVSPLPTQLRWAQ from the coding sequence ATGACGGCTCAACAACCTCCGCGCCTGCTCAAGGGGATCCCCCTGGCGGTGCGCAAATTGCGCAAATCCTTTGGCGCACGGGAAGTGCTCAAAGAGATTGACCTGCACATTCCGGCGGGCCAGTTCGTCGCCGTGGTGGGTCGCAGCGGTTGCGGCAAAAGTACCTTGCTGCGTCTGCTGGCCGGTCTGGACAAGGCCAGCGGCGGCGAGCTGCTGGCCGGTTCCGCACCGCTGAGCGAAGCGATTGAAGACACGCGGCTGATGTTCCAGGAAGCACGTTTGCTGCCCTGGAAAAAGATCATCGACAACGTGGGCCTGGGCCTTAAAGGCAACTGGCGTCCCAAGGCGCTGGAGGCCCTGGAAGCGGTCGGCCTGGCCGAGCGTGCCAATGAGTGGCCGGCGGCATTGTCCGGTGGCCAGAAGCAGCGTGTGGCCCTGGCCCGCGCCTTGATCCACCAGCCGCGCCTGCTGCTGCTCGACGAACCGCTGGGCGCCCTGGACGCCCTCACCCGTATCGAGATGCAGCAACTGATCGAAAACCTCTGGCAAAAACACGGCTTCACCGTGTTGCTGGTAACCCATGACGTCAGCGAAGCCGTGGCCATTGCCGACCGGGTGATCCTGATCGAAGACGGTGAAATCGGCCTCGACCTGATCGTCGATCTGCCGCGCCCACGGGCCCGAGGCTCACATCGCCTGGCCGCACTGGAAGCGCAAGTACTCAACCGTGTGCTGTCGTTGCCCGGCACACCGCCGGAACCCGAACCTGTTTCACCGCTGCCTACGCAACTGCGTTGGGCTCAATAA